The following proteins are encoded in a genomic region of Reichenbachiella sp.:
- a CDS encoding type II toxin-antitoxin system RelE/ParE family toxin, translated as MILTFSCKESEKIWNGLVSKKFPRDIQQTARRKLVHINSAIEIGDLRTPPGNRLEKLKGDLVHFHSIRINQQWRIIFIWKEGNAHEVRIVDYH; from the coding sequence GTGATATTGACATTCAGTTGCAAGGAAAGCGAGAAGATCTGGAATGGGTTAGTTTCAAAAAAATTCCCAAGAGATATTCAGCAAACTGCTCGCCGAAAATTAGTTCACATAAATTCAGCCATTGAAATCGGCGACTTACGAACCCCTCCAGGTAACCGACTAGAAAAACTGAAGGGTGATCTAGTTCATTTTCACAGTATTCGAATCAATCAGCAATGGCGCATTATCTTTATTTGGAAAGAGGGCAATGCACATGAAGTAAGAATCGTAGATTATCATTGA
- a CDS encoding HigA family addiction module antitoxin has protein sequence MEKLDNVHPGEILEKDFLEPLNLTAYALAKAIGVDQTRISQLIKGKRSITADTAIRFSKIFNMSPEFWLNAQSRYDLMQEMEHKENFENILPLATH, from the coding sequence ATGGAAAAATTAGACAATGTACATCCTGGAGAAATTTTAGAAAAAGACTTTCTAGAGCCCTTGAATTTAACGGCCTATGCCTTGGCCAAGGCAATCGGTGTAGATCAGACCAGGATTAGCCAATTGATCAAAGGCAAACGAAGCATAACTGCGGATACTGCCATAAGATTTTCTAAAATATTTAATATGTCTCCCGAGTTTTGGCTCAATGCCCAAAGTCGATACGACTTGATGCAAGAGATGGAGCACAAAGAGAATTTTGAGAATATTCTGCCTTTAGCTACTCACTAA
- a CDS encoding glutamine synthetase beta-grasp domain-containing protein, with translation MAKAKLEYIWLDGYKPTQSLRSKTKIVDNFDGKLESCPMWSFDGSSTEQAEGGSSDCLLKPVAIFPDPDRKNAFLVMTEVLDADGAAHESNGRATIDDDDNDFWFGFEQEYFLIDNNTGKPLGFPEAGYPRPQGPYYCSVGASNAYGREIIEEHLDLCLEAGVNVEGINAEVAAGQWEFQVFAKGAAEAGDHVWIGRYLLERTAEKYGVSIEWRPKPIKGDWNGSGMHANFSNSVLRTCGSKETYSTICEAFAPFVKEHIEVYGAENDQRLTGAHETQAIDKFSYGVSDRGASIRIPIATVENGWKGWLEDRRPASNGDPYKIAARIIKTVKTAKVADAVTA, from the coding sequence ATGGCAAAAGCAAAGTTAGAGTACATTTGGTTGGATGGATATAAGCCAACACAAAGTCTAAGAAGCAAAACTAAAATCGTCGATAACTTCGATGGCAAGCTAGAAAGCTGCCCAATGTGGTCGTTCGATGGTAGCTCAACAGAGCAAGCAGAAGGTGGATCTTCTGACTGTTTGTTGAAGCCTGTTGCGATCTTCCCAGATCCTGACAGAAAAAATGCATTCCTCGTGATGACAGAGGTGTTGGATGCAGATGGTGCGGCTCACGAAAGTAACGGTAGAGCGACTATCGATGATGATGATAACGATTTCTGGTTCGGTTTCGAGCAAGAGTACTTCTTGATCGACAACAACACTGGCAAGCCACTTGGTTTCCCAGAAGCTGGTTACCCAAGACCACAAGGACCATACTACTGTTCTGTAGGAGCGAGTAACGCTTACGGTAGAGAAATCATCGAAGAGCATTTAGACCTTTGCCTTGAGGCAGGTGTGAATGTTGAAGGAATTAATGCTGAAGTGGCAGCTGGACAATGGGAATTCCAGGTGTTCGCTAAAGGTGCTGCTGAAGCTGGTGACCACGTTTGGATTGGAAGATACTTGCTAGAAAGAACTGCTGAGAAGTACGGTGTTTCTATTGAGTGGAGACCTAAGCCAATCAAAGGTGACTGGAACGGATCTGGTATGCATGCTAACTTCTCAAACTCTGTTTTGAGAACATGTGGATCTAAAGAAACTTATTCTACAATTTGTGAGGCATTTGCTCCTTTCGTAAAAGAGCACATCGAAGTATACGGTGCTGAGAATGATCAAAGATTGACTGGTGCTCACGAGACTCAGGCTATCGATAAGTTCTCATACGGTGTATCTGACAGAGGTGCTTCTATCCGTATTCCTATCGCTACGGTAGAGAATGGATGGAAAGGATGGTTGGAAGACAGAAGACCTGCTTCTAATGGAGATCCTTACAAAATTGCAGCTAGAATTATCAAAACTGTAAAAACAGCTAAAGTTGCTGACGCAGTGACTGCATAA